A genome region from Anastrepha obliqua isolate idAnaObli1 chromosome 4, idAnaObli1_1.0, whole genome shotgun sequence includes the following:
- the LOC129243649 gene encoding WD repeat-containing protein 48 homolog isoform X2 yields MLTHKGCQGGRKKMQVSFVIRDAEEKQHRNGVNALQLDPNNGKLYSAGRDAIIRVWNTRTESTEKYIQSMEHHNDWVNDIVLCCNGRNLISASCDTTVKVWNAHKGFCMSTLRTHRDYVQALAYARDREQVASAGLDKAIFLWDVNTLTALTASNNTVTTSSLTGSKDSIYSLAMNPSGTVIVSGSTENMLRIWDPRTCTRSMKLRGHTENVRALVVSPDGNQVVSGSSDGTIKVWNLGQQRCIQTIHVHKEGVWALLMSENFQYVISGSRDKNIIVTELRNPSNSVLVCEERAPVLSLGYNIDKTGVWATTWNSDVRCWKLPLYDKCTLTSSGGMDAQWSIASNTELTCIKGGAAVKKCIVLNDKRYIVTKDTEENVAIYDVLRVMKKEDLGKVDFDEELKKRNKQVYIPNWFTVDLKTGMPTIVLGQDEVDCFAAWVSIEAGLPECAEPTSETKINYGKLLLEALLEYWTPPHSLPQSELEPDSHGNGYFQVPKHTPVIFSEVGGRTVCRLLVRDAAGESESTLLHETVPQWVTDVVIEKTIPKFLKIPFFLQPHPQMIKPERTKKDRLVANEFIQCRKVCEHVLEKVLGAETTPSGGGNASNSSQNSQSDANSEGSQVPAEDRIELWCNDVVVDPNMDLRTVRHFIWKQSTDLTFQYKTKPNFSYDDVLKYDAHTMGIHRNILDFEIF; encoded by the exons ATGTTGACTCACAAGGGCTGCCAAGGTGGACGTAAGAAAATGCAG GTGTCCTTTGTAATACGAGATGCAGAGGAGAAACAACACAGAAACGGTGTTAATGCGTTGCAACTAGACCCCAACAATGGCAAGCTCTACTCGGCTGGGCGTGATGCTATTATCCGCGTATGGAATACGAGAACAGAGTCCACAGAGAAATATATACAATCGATGGAGCACCACAATGATTGGGTTAATGATATTGTGCTCTGTTGTAATGGCAGAAATT TGATTAGTGCCAGCTGTGATACCACCGTTAAAGTGTGGAATGCCCACAAAGGCTTCTGTATGTCAACGCTACGTACACATCGTGACTACGTGCAAGCGCTGGCCTATGCTAGAGATCGCGAGCAAGTGGCAAGTGCAGGACTGGATAAAGCGATTTTTCTTTGGGACGTAAATACGCTAACCGCACTGACTGCCAGCAACAACACCGTTACAA CCTCTAGTCTCACCGGTTCCAAAGACTCCATATACAGTCTGGCTATGAATCCATCAGGTACGGTTATTGTTAGCGGTTCCACAGAGAATATGTTGCGCATTTGGGATCCACGCACGTGTACACGCAGCATGAAATTGCGCGGTCATACTGAAAATGTGCGCGCGCTGGTCGTCTCACCCGATGGCAATCAAGTAGTCTCCGGCAGTTCAGATGGCACAATCAAAGTGTGGAATCTGGGCCAGCAAAGATGCATACAAACGATACACGTACACAAAGAAGGCGTTTGGGCGCTATTGATGAGCGAAAACTTCCAGTACGTGATTTCAGGCAGCCGCGATAAGAATATCATTGTAACAGAGTTACGTAATCCCAGTAACTCGGTGTTGGTGTGTGAAGAGCGAGCGCCAGTGCTTAGTCTTGGCTATAATATTGATAAGACAGGCGTGTGGGCAACAACTTGGAATTCGGATGTACGTTGTTGGAAATTGCCACTCTATGATAAATGTACATTAACGTCTAGTGGTGGAATGGATGCGCAATGGTCGATAGCGTCCAATACGGAATTGACCTGCATCAAAG GAGGTGCGGCCGTGAAGAAATGCATTGTGTTGAACGACAAACGATACATCGTAACAAAGGATACGGAGGAAAATGTTGCCATTTATGATGTACTGCGTGTGATGAAAAAAGAGGATTTGGGTAAGGTGGACTTCGACGAGGAGCTAAAGAAACGCAATAAACAAGTGTACATTCCAAATTGGTTTACGGTGGATTTGAAAACCGGA ATGCCAACAATCGTTTTAGGACAGGATGAAGTGGATTGCTTTGCAGCATGGGTGTCTATAGAGGCTGGACTTCCTGAATGTGCGGAACCAACATCGGAGACTAAG ATAAATTATGGGAAATTACTACTGGAAGCGTTGTTAGAATATTGGACACCTCCGCATAGTTTACCGCAAAGCGAGTTGGAACCTGACAGCCACGGCAACGGTTACTTTCAAGTACCCAAACATACGCCAGTTATCTTCAG TGAGGTTGGTGGTCGCACAGTCTGTCGTCTTCTAGTACGCGATGCAGCTGGCGAGAGTGAGAGCACATTATTGCATGAAACCGTGCCACAATGGGTCACAGATGTGGTGATTGAAAAAACTAtaccgaaatttttgaaaattcccttCTTCCTGCAGCCACATCCACAAATGATTAAGCCTGAACGTACCAAAAAG GATCGCCTAGTTGCCAACGAGTTTATACAGTGCCGAAAGGTGTGCGAACATGTGCTGGAAAAGGTACTCGGTGCAGAGACAACGCCCAGTGGTGGTGGCAATGCCTCGAATTCCTCGCAAAATAGTCAAAGCGATGCGAATTCCGAAGGCTCGCAAGTACCTGCAGAAGATAGAATTGAGTTATGGTGCAACGATGTT GTGGTGGATCCGAACATGGATTTGCGCACAGTGCGTCACTTCATCTGGAAACAGTCGACTGATTTGACTTTCCAATATAAGACAAAGCCAAATTTTAGCTACGATG ATGTACTAAAATATGACGCGCACACCATGGGGATCCATAGAAATATACttgattttgaaatattttaa
- the LOC129243649 gene encoding WD repeat-containing protein 48 homolog isoform X1, translated as MLTHKGCQGGRKKMQCFHCQVSFVIRDAEEKQHRNGVNALQLDPNNGKLYSAGRDAIIRVWNTRTESTEKYIQSMEHHNDWVNDIVLCCNGRNLISASCDTTVKVWNAHKGFCMSTLRTHRDYVQALAYARDREQVASAGLDKAIFLWDVNTLTALTASNNTVTTSSLTGSKDSIYSLAMNPSGTVIVSGSTENMLRIWDPRTCTRSMKLRGHTENVRALVVSPDGNQVVSGSSDGTIKVWNLGQQRCIQTIHVHKEGVWALLMSENFQYVISGSRDKNIIVTELRNPSNSVLVCEERAPVLSLGYNIDKTGVWATTWNSDVRCWKLPLYDKCTLTSSGGMDAQWSIASNTELTCIKGGAAVKKCIVLNDKRYIVTKDTEENVAIYDVLRVMKKEDLGKVDFDEELKKRNKQVYIPNWFTVDLKTGMPTIVLGQDEVDCFAAWVSIEAGLPECAEPTSETKINYGKLLLEALLEYWTPPHSLPQSELEPDSHGNGYFQVPKHTPVIFSEVGGRTVCRLLVRDAAGESESTLLHETVPQWVTDVVIEKTIPKFLKIPFFLQPHPQMIKPERTKKDRLVANEFIQCRKVCEHVLEKVLGAETTPSGGGNASNSSQNSQSDANSEGSQVPAEDRIELWCNDVVVDPNMDLRTVRHFIWKQSTDLTFQYKTKPNFSYDDVLKYDAHTMGIHRNILDFEIF; from the exons ATGTTGACTCACAAGGGCTGCCAAGGTGGACGTAAGAAAATGCAG TGCTTTCATTGCCAGGTGTCCTTTGTAATACGAGATGCAGAGGAGAAACAACACAGAAACGGTGTTAATGCGTTGCAACTAGACCCCAACAATGGCAAGCTCTACTCGGCTGGGCGTGATGCTATTATCCGCGTATGGAATACGAGAACAGAGTCCACAGAGAAATATATACAATCGATGGAGCACCACAATGATTGGGTTAATGATATTGTGCTCTGTTGTAATGGCAGAAATT TGATTAGTGCCAGCTGTGATACCACCGTTAAAGTGTGGAATGCCCACAAAGGCTTCTGTATGTCAACGCTACGTACACATCGTGACTACGTGCAAGCGCTGGCCTATGCTAGAGATCGCGAGCAAGTGGCAAGTGCAGGACTGGATAAAGCGATTTTTCTTTGGGACGTAAATACGCTAACCGCACTGACTGCCAGCAACAACACCGTTACAA CCTCTAGTCTCACCGGTTCCAAAGACTCCATATACAGTCTGGCTATGAATCCATCAGGTACGGTTATTGTTAGCGGTTCCACAGAGAATATGTTGCGCATTTGGGATCCACGCACGTGTACACGCAGCATGAAATTGCGCGGTCATACTGAAAATGTGCGCGCGCTGGTCGTCTCACCCGATGGCAATCAAGTAGTCTCCGGCAGTTCAGATGGCACAATCAAAGTGTGGAATCTGGGCCAGCAAAGATGCATACAAACGATACACGTACACAAAGAAGGCGTTTGGGCGCTATTGATGAGCGAAAACTTCCAGTACGTGATTTCAGGCAGCCGCGATAAGAATATCATTGTAACAGAGTTACGTAATCCCAGTAACTCGGTGTTGGTGTGTGAAGAGCGAGCGCCAGTGCTTAGTCTTGGCTATAATATTGATAAGACAGGCGTGTGGGCAACAACTTGGAATTCGGATGTACGTTGTTGGAAATTGCCACTCTATGATAAATGTACATTAACGTCTAGTGGTGGAATGGATGCGCAATGGTCGATAGCGTCCAATACGGAATTGACCTGCATCAAAG GAGGTGCGGCCGTGAAGAAATGCATTGTGTTGAACGACAAACGATACATCGTAACAAAGGATACGGAGGAAAATGTTGCCATTTATGATGTACTGCGTGTGATGAAAAAAGAGGATTTGGGTAAGGTGGACTTCGACGAGGAGCTAAAGAAACGCAATAAACAAGTGTACATTCCAAATTGGTTTACGGTGGATTTGAAAACCGGA ATGCCAACAATCGTTTTAGGACAGGATGAAGTGGATTGCTTTGCAGCATGGGTGTCTATAGAGGCTGGACTTCCTGAATGTGCGGAACCAACATCGGAGACTAAG ATAAATTATGGGAAATTACTACTGGAAGCGTTGTTAGAATATTGGACACCTCCGCATAGTTTACCGCAAAGCGAGTTGGAACCTGACAGCCACGGCAACGGTTACTTTCAAGTACCCAAACATACGCCAGTTATCTTCAG TGAGGTTGGTGGTCGCACAGTCTGTCGTCTTCTAGTACGCGATGCAGCTGGCGAGAGTGAGAGCACATTATTGCATGAAACCGTGCCACAATGGGTCACAGATGTGGTGATTGAAAAAACTAtaccgaaatttttgaaaattcccttCTTCCTGCAGCCACATCCACAAATGATTAAGCCTGAACGTACCAAAAAG GATCGCCTAGTTGCCAACGAGTTTATACAGTGCCGAAAGGTGTGCGAACATGTGCTGGAAAAGGTACTCGGTGCAGAGACAACGCCCAGTGGTGGTGGCAATGCCTCGAATTCCTCGCAAAATAGTCAAAGCGATGCGAATTCCGAAGGCTCGCAAGTACCTGCAGAAGATAGAATTGAGTTATGGTGCAACGATGTT GTGGTGGATCCGAACATGGATTTGCGCACAGTGCGTCACTTCATCTGGAAACAGTCGACTGATTTGACTTTCCAATATAAGACAAAGCCAAATTTTAGCTACGATG ATGTACTAAAATATGACGCGCACACCATGGGGATCCATAGAAATATACttgattttgaaatattttaa